In Siniperca chuatsi isolate FFG_IHB_CAS linkage group LG16, ASM2008510v1, whole genome shotgun sequence, the following proteins share a genomic window:
- the rgs6 gene encoding regulator of G-protein signaling 6 isoform X2, protein MDLNLDQPLDSRCLCITSERNLEIEDIVAHIQDETEGVPIRTVKSFMTKIPSVVTGADIVQWLMKNLSIEDPAEAMHIGSLIAAQGYFFPISDHVLSLKDDSTFYRFQAPYFWPSNCWEPENTDYAIYLCKRTMQNKTRLELADYEAENLARLQRAFARKWEFIYMQAEAQVKIDRKKDKTERKILDSQERAFWDVHRPVPGCVNTTEMDIRKCRRMKNPHRVKKSVYGLVEEGTQSQSPIHTPSHHCRKGTKEDVEKEILFLNTQLDRHCLKMSKVAESLISYTEQFMEYDPFVTAPEPSNPWTSDDPSLWDLEASKEPSQQRVKKWGFSLEEALKDPAGQELFLKFLKSEFSSENLRFWLAVQDLKRIPQQDVAQRAQEIWAEFLAEGAPSAINLDSHSYERTSQNLKDPGRYSYEDAQDHIYKLMKSDSYTRFLRSNVYQDLLMARKKPETEQGRRTSLEKFTRSVGKSLTGKRLTGLMQSS, encoded by the exons ATTGAAGACATTGTCGCTCACATCCAGGATGAGACAGAGGGTGTGCCCATCAGAACTGTCAAAAGTTTCATGACCAAAATCCCCAGTGTTGTTACAG GTGCAGATATTGTACAGTGGCTGATGAAGAACCTGTCCATAGAGGATCCAG CTGAGGCCATGCACATCGGGAGTCTCATCGCAGCTCAGGGGTACTTCTTCCCGATCTCAGACCACGTCCTCTCCCTCAAAGACGACAGCACTTTCTACCGCTTTCAG GCGCCATATTTCTGGCCATCCAACTGTTGGGAGCCTGAGAACACAGACTATG ctatCTACCTGTGCAAGCGGACCATGCAGAATAAAACCAGGCTGGAGCTGGCTGATTATGAGGCG GAGAACCTAGCCAGGCTGCAGAGAGCCTTTGCCAGGAAGTGGGAGTTTATCTACATGCAGGCTGAGGCCCAGGTCAA GATCGACAGGAAAAAGGATAAAACTGAGAGGAAGATCCTTGACAGCCAGGAGAGAGCCTTCTGGGATGTCCATAGACCTGTG CCTGGATGTGTTAACACGACAGAGATGGACATCAGGAAATGTAGACGCATGAAGAACCCTCATAGAGTTAAGAAG TCAGTGTATGGTTTGGTGGAGGAGGGAACACAGTCTCAGAGTCCCATACATACTCCCTCGCACCACTGCAGGAAAGGCACCAAGGAGGATGTGGAGAAAGAG ATCTTATTCCTGAACACCCAGCTAGATCGTCACTGTTTGAAGATGTCTAAAGTTGCTGAAAG TCTGATAAGCTACACTGAGCAGTTCATGGAGTATGACCCGTTTGTGACGGCACCGGAACCGTCCAACCCATGGACCAGCGATGATCCCTCCCTTTGGGATCTGGAGGCCAG TAAGGAGCCCAGTCAACAGCGGGTGAAGAAGTGGGGTTTCTCTCTAGAGGAGGCCCTGAAGGACCCGGCAGGACAGGAGCTCTTCCTCAAGTTCCTCAAGTCAGAGTTTAGCTCAGAAAACCTGCG GTTCTGGTTGGCGGTGCAGGACCTGAAGAGGATTCCCCAGCAGGACGTGGCACAGAGGGCGCAGGAAATTTGGGCAGAGTTCCTGGCGGAGGGAGCACCCAGCGCCATCAACCTGGACTCCCACAGCTACGAACGCACAAGTCAGAACCTGAAAGACCCCGGACGATACAGCTATGAGGACGCACAG GACCACATCTACAAGCTGATGAAAAGTGACAGCTATACACGCTTCTTGCGCTCCAATGTGTACCAGGACCTGCTGATGGCAAGGAAGAAA CCTGAAACAGAGCAGGGGCGACGCACCTCCCTGGAGAAGTTCACTCGCAGTGTG GGCAAGTCACTGACGGGTAAACGACTGACGGGTCTCATGCAGTCGTCCTGA